The Tripterygium wilfordii isolate XIE 37 chromosome 21, ASM1340144v1, whole genome shotgun sequence genome segment TAGTTTCAATTTGTTAAACAATACAATTATAGAGTCTATATGTATGTTCTTCTAatcaatatcacacaaattTATGCTAGAAGAAGTTCTGACAGCATAAAATGAGGTGATGCCAGGAAAatggaatttgagacaaaaaGGAAGTATAGCAGATAACAAACATACCATATTGTTGAATGCTGTCAAATAGCTTCACCATGACATCTTTAGTATTACTGATCTGCCCAAAATATCCAAAGAATAGTGAGCCTAATTTCAGGGCAATTATTTGCTGTCAAAAGAGTTTCGAATCATTGCCTCTATTATAATCTAATAAATGTTTCAACGGCTCAGGAGCTTCTCTTAGGTGTGAAAGCTTTATCCGCCCTTACCTACAACAAAGAAAGTATATCAGAGCTCGGGAGCTACCAGTCTTCACacattcttcaaaccaaaaaataGTGCCGCAATAAGAACATGTATAGTCTGGACTGCCAAAGTTAAAAGGATGACTCATCATTGTCAATCGCGTCAAATTCATCAGGATGCATCTCTGAATGATACACTCCATGACCAATTGCACGACGTATACTTCTGGATTACAAAatggaagatgaagaagctTTTGCATAACCATGTCCATCGCATGGGTCTCTTCGATTCCTGAGAAGTTGGCTACGCAAAAGTCTCTTTTGCGTGCTTGACTCCCCTCTCTTCATCCTAgacatagacaatcaataaaagTAACTCCTTCAAAAAACCTGAAATCAACTAACTAAACATGGCGTTGCATCCATCAAAGCAGAGCATAGCTCTCTGCTGCTGTGTTTTTTAGGCCTCTCTTTTCTTGTTCACCTTACAAAATACAGGAACTGATAGAAATACTCGACCCCAAAAGAAAACCCACGTACTCAActaaaaacccacaaaaaaaccGTACACAGGGCTCTAATTTTGAATTTCAGGGAAAGACTAGACTAGACTACTAGACTAGACTAGACTAGACTAGACTACTAGACTAGACTAGACTAGACTGTCTACTTCTCGTGTTAACCTTAACACATATATTTGGACCGGAAAGAAATTCTAGTATCTTGTTCCTAAGCAAACATGCCTTACACCTCATACacccttcttctttctttcttggaggagaaaaaaagaggaaggaGACCACCGGTGGTTACTCTACCACCGTCTTCTCTCCGTCCAATTTCACTCAAATCCGCCATCACCAGCGTTGGACGCCCGGTTGAGCCTCGAATTCCCATTTTATCACCGTGGCCTCTCCACTTCGCCTCACAGGAAGAGCTGGATGACCACCATACACCGGTACGTTCTGTTCttccgatatatatatatatatatatatactacccGACGAGCGacgtatatatatttatatatatatatttgcggGATTGTATTCTCAACTTAATAAAACGCTGAAAACTTGGATTCCAATGTTGGATATGAGCAGCCGGAGGAACAACAATCTGAAAACGCTGCATATTTGGAGGCGACAAAATTGGCCGTAGAATATTTGAATGCTCGCTGGGCCGAATCAGTGGCCGCCGATTCGGCCCGCCGAGAAAAACTGGCTAAGCAGTCAAAGTCTCGTCGGGAACAATTGATGGCTGAAGCTTCGGCTCGCCGTCAAAAATCGACTGAAGAATTTCAATCTCTTCGGGACAAGATCGCGCAAGAAACTCAGGCTCGCCGGCAAAAATCCGCCCAAGAATTTCAGGCTCTGCGGGACAAAATCGCGCAAGAAACTCAGGCTCGTCGTAAAAAAATCGCAGAAGACTATCAGGCTCGTCGCCAAAAAATCGCTCAGGACTGTCAGGCGCGCAGCGAAAAAATCGGTCAAAGTCTTCGGCAAGAATTGGTGGCTGAAGCTCGCGATGAAAAATTGGCTCAGGCTCGCCCGGGAAAAAAATTGGTACGTTGTTTCGATTTTTCTTTATTACACTATTTACGcaattgtttgtttggatttCGAGATTTGTTGATTACCTTGATTCTGTCTTCCTATTTGTCATTTTCATTCATCGAAAGTAATTCGACTTCCCCTCAACCGGCCTCCCATTGTGCTGGTTCTGCATCTTGTACGACTCAAACGCTTTTATGACCTTTCAAGGAGCTCATCTCTTAATTTACAGCTTATCATCTCTTAATTTACAGCTTCTCAGTGTACCAGTTTGCTATCTCCCATCTTAGTTTCTAATCTTATTGATTGCTTTCAACATTTTTCTTGAGAACCCTATTCTACTTAACCATGCTCATGCACCCTGTTtcacttttcaagttttgtttctCGAAATTGTTTGGATTTCTGTATTTGTTATGAAAGAATAAATTTGCTTGTTAAAATGCAAAGATGTTCTGTTTAATCACAAAAAAATTATCTGTTTAAAAGATGTTCTGCAACTTTTGTGCCCTTAGGTCTAACAAGTCAATCTAGAGAGCTTGACCACTCCTATCCCCACATCCTATGTGCTAATTCAAGCACTTTTTCTTCCTTGGTCTTAGGAGTATCCACGTTCACTGCCCTCTTTCCAGCTCGCTTTGTATATTTTGTGCCTCAAAAACTGAATCAAATCACTGAATTCTCCAACCGGATCATTGATATATAGTCAATTCTTAATGAAATCTTCCAAGTCATTGTTAATACTGCTCTCTAACGTTGCAATCTGAGTAAGTTAGTGTGTAAATGGTGGTAAGTCGAACATTTTTTTGTcaaacaacaaaacaatcaCAAGATTCGGTGCTTTCGTGTTTCAAAAACCAGTAGCTTGTCTAAAAATTCAATAGCCAATCACAAGATTCGGTGTGCTGATTTACTGTTCAAGTATTGTTTCTCGAAATTGTTTGGATTTCTGTGTTTGTTGTGATAGAATAAATTTGATTGTTAAAATGCGAAGATGCTCTGTGTagtcacaaaaaaaattatctgtTTAAAATGGTTACCGAAATTTAATTCTAAAGCATCCCGTAATTTTTATGTCCTTAGCCTAACAAGTCAATCTAAAGAGCTTGATCAACCCTATTCCCATATCTTAATTGCTTATTCAAGTACACTTTCTTCTTTGATCTTAGGAGTATCCACATTCAAAGGCCTCTTTCCAGCTCTCTTTGAATATTTTTGCCTCAAAAACTGAATTCAATCCCTGAATTCTCAAGCAGGAACATCGATATGAAACCAATACTTAATGAAATCATCCCAGTCAGTTAATAGTGCTCTTTAAGATTGCAATCTCTTTATCGAAAATGAGTCCAATGCTCATTCGAGTCCGTCATTGGACTCTCTGTCTTCTCCTATGCAACATGAGAATCAAAATCATCGTTGATTTCCTGTATCTTATGTGCATGATCAAAATccatttgttcattttcatccaaGTAATATGACGTCCCTCGACCGGCTTCCCACTGTTATTGTTCTACATCTTGATCTTGTACTTCATACGCTTTCATGACATCTATGTTATGCAGCTTCTCAGTGTGCCAGTTTGCCATCTCGCATCTTAGTTTCTGATCTTCTTCATTGCTTATCACATTGTCTTGAGAGTTTTTAGCTACATCGTTGGGGTTGAATGGGGGTCTATTCATTGATGAACCAGGAGATCGCAAGTTCTTCCAGAAGCCAATCTCTCTTGCCACACCAGATAGCAACATCAAAGAAAATGCGCCTGCTTGTGCTGGTTCAGTTCTTGGCTCAAAATTTTCATTCCTGAATCTCCCTTGGTCTGCCTCACTTCTTGGTCTCTGATCTTCTATTCTCTCTTCCATCTTTTCCTTAGAATCACTATCTCATGAGAAACAGACATGAAAGCTAATGGGTCTGGGTTTTCTCGTTCATTTCTCGTCTCATCAAACTTCTTTCTTTATCTTGTTTTCCCTTGTCTTGCTCTAGTTCACTTCTTGGACTCTGATCTACTTTCTTATCCGCATTTTCCTCAGAATCAACGACACCACCAATGCTATCAAATGGACATGCTTCCTCAGTGCCTGGCCCCTGATCTTCTATCCTATATTTCTCATCTTCCTTAGAACCATCACACCATCAGTTTCATCTTGGTCCCATAtggtcttctttcttcttctggttGTTCATATCTTGGTTCcatatcatcttctttcttcttctgcttGCTCGTATCTTGGTTCcatatcatcttctttcttcttttgctcATTCTCCTGAAAATCTTCTTCTGGTTCACTTCTGGCcttgaaaatatatataaattctttttTACTTTCCAGCCAAGGCAATCACTATTAGCCCAATCACGATCACATTTGCTTGATTTTCATTGATCTAATTACGTTGAACTCTGAAATGATATATCCGAGAGGCAAGATggtctttgttcttttctgatttttattttttttttgctgttctTGGGTGTCTACAGGTTCTTGAGTTAAGTTGCCAGGAAACTTCTTCTGAGACGGATCAAAGACGGCTCCAAATAAAACTGGATGGACATGTTCATTCCTTTCCCACTGCTATTTTGTCTCCCTTTTCATTTACAATTGATCTTTGACTATTAGTTCTCCTAGCAGCCAAGACTTACAGGCCTTCtctttatttgattttgattgcttgTAATAAGCCTTGAACTCATGGGCTTCATTTGATAAGGCCTTTTTCACCACTTCTCTTGTGACACGATTATGAGAAATTTTATACACAGTACAAAAACATTATGGGTGTGTTTGGAAAATtgattttaagattagattttgaaaacaattttaagaaataatgatgaaaacaaaattcatttggtagaggattttgcacggagaaagaggaaagatgaaagagaacacaagaaagaattttacaaaacttcaaataacagttttggttttttagtttttaaaaaccaaaaacagttttcaattttataaaacagtttctaaaaacactcatcCAAACTAATTTTCAATCccgtttgaattttcaaaaacataaaacagttTTGAAAATTGTAACCAAACAAGCCCTatatttacatcattttttgaaaatgttaagtttacatcaaaaagttataagtctatacacaaaattatagtgaaaagattaAATTACCCTGGTTTTATACCACattaaaaatattaacaaaGCACCCACCAAAGTGAAAATAGTCAATTTAGTCACTGAAAGATAAGACTTTATTCAACTCAATCatcaagttttaaaatttctcaactcgGTCACTCACTGTTGTATTTTTTTCACGACAGGTCAATCATTGACCAGAAAATGACACATGGATGTCGGAGTCTCGTCAGAGTGTCGCGTGACAATTTTAATCTAATTAACACtgacatgtcattttttaaagaaaaaaaaaacatggcagaataaaaatttaaatttaaatttaaaaactaaaataaaaaaaaatcacatgtcgtatacaaaaaacaaaaaataattctaaaattaaaaattagaaagaaCAAAGTTCTTCCTCCTCACGAGAACTTCTGAGAAGCCTCCTTATCCAAATCAATCCCAATCTCCAAAACCAACAACCGAATTCAAGGAGAATCTTGCCAGGGCAGGGTGCGAGGATGGCAGGTGCTCGAGGTGGGCACATTTAAGCTCAATGTGGATGGTGTGATTTTTCTGGAGCTGAATTTTGTTGGGGTGAGCGCCACATTGAGAGATCATCATGGGTCCCCGCTGTTATGTTTGTTTAATAGGATGCCTGGGAGGGTGGATCCAATGTTTGCAGAGCTTTTGGCTGTTACTTGCTCCTTGAGATGTCCGTTGGCTGCAGGCTTTCACGAGTTCATTCTGGAGATTGATTCGACCAACGTTGTTCATGCACTTACTTAGGATGATTTCCTAGAGTCCAAGTTCACTTTGTAATAGAGGCTAAATAGTTAATGTCCGCCCATGGGGTTGTGCAATGTAAACATATTCCCCATAACTCTGTAGTCCATTATCTTGCTCGTATGGCAAGGTTTGAGGGTGGGAGTCAGGTTTGGAGGGTTGTATGCCCTGTGCAGATTGAGGCCCTTGTTGTGAGGGACCGTCAACTTTGTATGTAactgtttctttttcttaatgaatttattcttctcaaaaaaaaattatgatatatatgggtttgttaTTTAAATCTGAAGCCCATCATAAAACGGGCCCATTAACATGTCCTAATTATATATTGGgaaaattttatatacatatcACAAAACTACTATCTTTATACCATTTTTATaacattataagtttacactaaAAATTAATAAGTTTACGcacaaaatatcaataaaaGCACCAATATACCATTGTTTTGTACAATATTAAGAATaatattgttaagtttacacataaACCCACCTTACCAATCTCGGACAGCAGCTCCTATCGTTTGTGAAGTTTGACATGCAAATCATTTTCTGTTGTTCTCAGTACTTCCATAAcccataaaaatgaaaaataccgTAGGTTCAGCTCTTCATCCCTAATTCAAAATTCACTAGGAAATATGAAGATTTTCTTCTTAGATGGCTTGCCAGCATGTAAAGTATAAGGTTATATGCAGCTCTTGCCCATGCCGTTTCTGTCACAACTCCTGCGGCATTGATAATTTGCGATGAGAGTGGAAATATAAGAAATAGTCTTGGGAAGTATTGGAAAATGATGAAGAATCTCATATTTGTTTTTTGTATTTCTACCTCTAAGTAGGGGTCAAAATTAGGTTGTTTTCTTATCTGAATCATTAGGTGGCTCAAAATGATGGTTGTTCGAGCTGAAATTttacgtgtgtgtgtatatatatatattgatggtTGTTCTatcataaatattgataaatcGAATATGTTTATATAAGATGTTCAAGCATGACGATCCCTTTTTAGATGATCATGCAAGCCGAATTCAAGAGATTAAGGTTGTCATTTTTGCTCGGCGTTTGAATTCATAATGAAGGGAAGGACTTACCATTTTGAAGGTATACAATACTAGGTGCTTGGCCCGCGCGAATTGCAATTTGTGTTTTTCaaataataaactaaaaaaagataattcattaatcaaatataatacattttaattttttggttgTTTATAATTTGCAATTGTTTATGGTGTTATCATTTTCTTCAGAATACTTCAAAGAAAGTATGTAAATAGAATGATAAATTAGTTAAATTGAGAACGTCACTTAATCATAAGGCTGCAAACAAAGTGATGTTTtaataaattctaaaaaaaagagCATTAAGTAATCGAGTCcacaattaattttaaattagcATTTTTTCATCAGACATATGTGAACTAAAATAACTGCATGTGTTCAAACGTTAATAGTTAACATATTATAGATACATATCTTTATAGTTATAAGGGTTATAAAAAGACTAAGGCCTTATGTGTGGGAGTTAAGATTTCATTGGTTTTCattgtttagtttagttttggttcattttaatcatgtgtgatagttttttttaacattttaaatgattggtttgtattggttttaaaaaacaagAGAAACCAATTAATGAAGGTTTTGATCCACTTTTACAACCCACCAAATTGGTGGGTTCATGTTGGTTTAAAAATTAATACCCAAATATATCCTCACCTTACAAATCATATGTCAACTTTGCCCTTAGCCCTACCAACACAATAAAACATCAATTTTTCAGGTCCTGTTGGCTCAATCCTTTCttgggtttgttttgttgtattgtGAATTTTTATTACTTGCAATTCTTGCTATTTTTCTAAttacatagaaaataaaaatgtgtttaTAATAAATGATGTATGAGTAATTGTATGTTAAAAGAAACAATCAAAGTCAATGATGTCTCAAACTCCCACACATGGCTTTAAACCAAGCCAATCATTAATTTCTAAAACTCCCACACATAATTTCTAAAACTCCCACACATGGCTTTAAACCAAGCCAATACAAAACAAACCCTCCCCAACCAATACTTTACAAACCAACTTAAATCAATGACAAAAAACTCCCACATAGTAAGTCCATATATTTCTCAATAGCAAAGGAAAAATGACTTGCAAGATTGTCTTTAGCTTTGAAGCGCCGTTTGATTGATatttaatacaataaataatCCAAGATTGTAAGagtcattttcttttccttttttctttgtctttttaattgatatttaaCCATAGATGTAAAAGCACCATTTCGAATTGTAGGATGATAAGGgtcatttctttctctctttttttctgttatctttttattgacaaaagtatTATTTATATCCTCAAACTATCCATGTTTTCTCGATTCTATCCTTAAATTATCCTTGaactttcaattattttttcatttctatcatgagTCACATTTTCGGTGAAACTTCTGATGGATTGTGCTGATGTGGCATTCAAATTCCGGCAAACTGTACATGTGGAGTGatgagaagtaaaaaaaaattaatcaacttTTTACacatcaaatgaaataaaaaaaatatgtatttttctcTCCAATTCTCTACtgttcctcttcttcctttATCAAACCACGATTCCATCTTCGGCAATGACTCTCCAGCAATTACAACACACCAACAAACCATGAATTTggatgaaaaatacaaaagaggAACCTGTAAGAATCAATAAAACCCACATATGTTAACAATCAACAAAACCCACAGATCAACACAACCACCTGAACACACTATTAGAAGAACTCAAGAACACAGATCCAATAACCTCATAGAACACACCAAGAACCTCAAACCCAACCTGACAAACCCATTAAGGGAGCGAAAGAAATCCCTAATCCAATAGCTAAAAGAGGCAAGGAAAATATTGGCCTAGATCAGAGGAACAGATCGAGAGCAGACTCATGAGCCAGTAAGGGAGAGCACAGTCCCGAACCACGATATTTCTTTCAGCGGGCCGAAGAAAAAGTAGAAGGGGACGACTCTAAACCAAACAAAGATCTCAAATTTGTGTGACCTAGCTTTACCAATTAGAGAACTatcagagagagaggagagaaccCTTATTTGAACTTTAATGATTGGTTTTGCCGGTCCCGTGGCTCGCACTATGACGTCGGTGGAGAGTTGAAGTATGTGAGATCCATCGTCGGTGGGGAGTCGAATTcaagaagaagtgaagaacacagattttttttttcgatttgGCAGTAGTTCAGTTTTTGATTTTCTCAAAAtcgttttttgattttttaaaattcagtttttgaatttcttttgaatttgttttcagATAGATTTGATCCATGAGTTTAATTTGTCAGAGTTTGAagccaaatcaacaaaatctgcCGAAAATTTCATTGGAATTGTGACTCAGGATAGaaatggaaatttttttgaaatgataGAAATAACTGAGTTCATAATTTAAGGGTAGAATCGAGAAAACATGGATAGTTGGAGTATATAAATAATACTTTAGCCTCtttttaattgatattaatCCATAGATTTGAAAGCatcgtttcaaattgcaaaattaTAAGAgatcattttccttttcttttaaattgatatttaaAGCATTGAATACGACACTTAGAATTATAAgagatcattttctttttcttttaaattatatttaatgcattgaatacAACACTTGCAAGCAGTAAGAACAAAGACCAAACAActataaagggaaaaaaatacagAGAGCCTTGTAGAGCAAATTGAAGAGCTAAAAGGAAAGAGGTATCACTTTCTTGTATTTTGTTCGAGCTTTAAACTTGGACATTTTACGCATCATCTCTTTTTCCAACTCTGGAACACTTTTACCTTTACAAAATGAATACTGCATATCAGATACAAATCTTTTTCTTGTGTCAAAGCTGAAGAACTACCACTTTATTTTCCCATCTTTGCCACAACTGAGTTAAACCAACTACCAGCAATTCCTCCTCACAACACCACCACAAATTATACCTACAAccaatgaaaaagagaaaaaaaaattaataaataaatcaagaaatgaaacgCTAGACAACTCTGCAAACATAATCAATTTATGGGTATCTTTTTGGATTATATGAAACAGATGAGGGGAAAACACATTCatttatgatttaatttcgtATTATTAAAAAGAGAGGCATGggtgatgaaaagaaaaatcattgcaAGTTATTGAATAAACAAAGCTCTCTAGTTTTCCTTTCATCTTCCTTATCATGATTCACTTCAAATAGTTTTCCATTCATCTTCCTTATCATGATTCACTTCAAAATTGGACTTCTCATCAGATTATTCTTCCTCTTCCAATGGATTCCCTACTATTattaaaagaattaaaagttgtAATCCAAAAAGAAATTCACAGTAAACATCTATGATTGCAAAGATTGCTTTCAGTTTCAGTAGGTACCTGTTTCTCATTGTAACCTTCCATATTTTTATGGAAAACACTAAACATCCCTAGAATTTGTGCCCATAAATATCCGTAGCCCAGGTGTTAAGTCAGGTCAGCTATCCAACTAGAtattttggagaaaaaaaaatcaagataaaTGAAAGTAAATCAAgattcccgcttctctctcctgTTACTTTTTCATctcccgcttctctctcctgATTTCAtcttgtcttttccttattctcTCTCCAACATCATCTGACATCTCTGCAACATAGCCCTGCTtcatttcttggttttcttcaagagacatataataatttaatagaCATATTATTAGAATTATAATAAAGAGTGTAATTAATACTAATATAGTATCATAGACATTATTAGAATTGTAATAAAATAAACTCAGTGTTATCACTaaactggttttttttttatatttgtatgttttgaacttggtttttttttatgatttcatggattgttatataattttgaggagataatttttaattatgacattagagcaatatattgtgaatTATGTAATTAaatcacaataatgtaattgcaTTATCAATATGTAATTatgcattgaaataatgtaattattcactgttgttttgtaattaacaattatcaatgtaattacacatttgaataatgtaattaaaaatatcaatatgtaattatgtattgcaataatgtaattattcactTCGGATATAGTTTTGAACATTCAGGGAAATAGGAGAGCACCCCAACCAGCTCTAAGGTAAAAACAATACAAACATCAAAGATAAACAAACTTATAACATGAAAGACCCCAAACACTAAAGCCACGACATGGAAGACCCAGAACAAATAAACCCACAACATCGAAGACCTCATACAACGGGCGCAGTAGTTGAAGTTGTCATCTTCCCTTGGTTTAAAAGGTCTCACCTTTATAAATCTTGAGGACCACCACCAACCTCCAC includes the following:
- the LOC119989832 gene encoding titin homolog, with the translated sequence MPYTSYTLLLSFLEEKKRGRRPPVVTLPPSSLRPISLKSAITSVGRPVEPRIPILSPWPLHFASQEELDDHHTPPEEQQSENAAYLEATKLAVEYLNARWAESVAADSARREKLAKQSKSRREQLMAEASARRQKSTEEFQSLRDKIAQETQARRQKSAQEFQALRDKIAQETQARRKKIAEDYQARRQKIAQDCQARSEKIGQSLRQELVAEARDEKLAQARPGKKLVLELSCQETSSETDQRRLQIKLDGHVHSFPTAILSPFSFTIDL